Proteins from one Elusimicrobiota bacterium genomic window:
- the hpt gene encoding hypoxanthine phosphoribosyltransferase → MTDRPSPIHPDVEKVLIDPAALRKRVRELGAEISRDYAGRHPTLLGILKGSVVFLGDLLRSITLDCSVDFLSVSSYSGRGSTGEVRMLLDLRESAAGKDLIIVEDIMDSGLTLHYLLDSLKNRGPRSLEVCTLLDKPDCRKIAVTAKYVGFPIANEFVIGYGLDYNEKYRNLPYVGVLKSGK, encoded by the coding sequence ATGACGGACAGACCCAGTCCCATTCATCCGGACGTGGAGAAGGTCCTTATCGACCCGGCCGCCCTGCGCAAGCGCGTGCGCGAGCTGGGGGCGGAGATATCCCGCGACTATGCGGGCCGCCATCCGACCTTGCTCGGCATACTCAAGGGCTCGGTCGTATTCCTGGGCGACCTGCTGCGCTCCATCACCTTGGACTGCTCCGTGGACTTCCTCAGCGTCTCGTCCTACTCCGGGCGGGGTTCGACCGGAGAGGTGCGCATGCTCCTGGACCTGCGCGAGAGCGCCGCGGGCAAGGACCTCATCATCGTCGAGGACATCATGGATTCGGGCCTGACTCTGCACTACCTGCTCGACAGCCTCAAGAACCGCGGCCCGCGGTCCTTGGAGGTCTGCACTCTCCTGGACAAGCCGGACTGCCGCAAGATCGCCGTGACGGCCAAGTACGTGGGCTTCCCCATCGCCAACGAGTTCGTGATCGGCTACGGTCTCGATTACAACGAGAAGTACCGCAACCTGCCTTATGTCGGGGTGCTCAAGAGTGGAAAATAA
- the rplT gene encoding 50S ribosomal protein L20, which translates to MRIKSGVTTRHHKKKKFRLAKGFYSDKSRKWRQVKQAVERSLAAAYVGRKDKKGDFRSLWIERINAACREHGLSYSRFMAGLKKANITLNRKMLSEMAIRDGSSFKKLVALSQGA; encoded by the coding sequence ATGCGAATAAAATCCGGCGTCACCACCCGACATCACAAGAAGAAGAAGTTCCGCCTAGCCAAAGGCTTCTATTCCGACAAGAGCCGCAAGTGGCGGCAGGTGAAGCAGGCGGTCGAGAGGTCCCTGGCCGCCGCCTATGTCGGCCGCAAGGACAAGAAGGGCGACTTCCGCTCCCTCTGGATCGAGCGCATCAACGCCGCCTGCCGCGAGCACGGCCTGAGCTACTCCCGGTTCATGGCGGGCCTCAAGAAGGCCAACATCACCCTCAACCGCAAGATGCTCTCGGAGATGGCGATCCGGGACGGCTCCTCCTTCAAGAAGCTGGTCGCCCTGTCCCAAGGCGCCTGA
- a CDS encoding anti-sigma factor — MKIHGEGELISAYLDGELCGEEAEAVQSHIASCPSCREEHASLRAAKSLLARAPRRAMPPELVAQIEGRLARPLWRQVLDRLLPPMPVLVPAGACAAAALLAVVWFGARRAAPDQSIPLEPLLAAHSRYTAEALVPPTELVAANYSAQLNAYYGDSPDQE, encoded by the coding sequence ATGAAAATACACGGCGAAGGCGAACTGATCTCGGCGTATCTCGACGGGGAGCTCTGCGGGGAAGAGGCGGAGGCGGTCCAGTCGCACATAGCCTCCTGCCCCTCCTGCCGCGAAGAGCACGCCTCCCTGCGCGCGGCCAAGTCTCTGCTGGCCCGGGCCCCCCGGCGGGCCATGCCCCCGGAACTGGTGGCCCAGATCGAGGGCCGCCTGGCGCGGCCTCTGTGGCGGCAGGTCCTCGACCGCCTCCTGCCCCCCATGCCGGTGCTGGTCCCGGCCGGCGCCTGCGCGGCCGCGGCCCTGCTCGCCGTGGTCTGGTTCGGCGCGCGCCGGGCCGCCCCCGACCAATCCATCCCGCTGGAGCCCCTGCTCGCCGCCCACTCCCGCTACACGGCCGAGGCTTTGGTCCCGCCCACCGAGCTGGTGGCGGCCAACTATTCCGCCCAGCTCAACGCCTATTATGGGGATTCGCCAGACCAGGAGTAG
- a CDS encoding response regulator: protein MNLKVESLAVLIVDRDERDRAELQGRLQAAPGWSLTIGQAADFAAATTALKERSYDLVFLARRLPEGECLPLLDRVRQLHPKSAVIVTSAEPDTAWAVSAMKKGALDCLVRGDLPRTDFGPILSRLVETRNLVNQNMELRQVNQMKNEFIANVSHELRAPLTVILGYAHSLQDGTLGDLTAEQRKAAESIAARSRELLATLNQILRARETLEGRQLATLKPTDLRELWRDCAQRAAKDLERKELRLELALPQSPVWVMADAAAFVEVCANLFSNAIKFSPKGGLIRLAVGASEGRAWMMLEDQGPGIPPELLPHIFEDFATAATRGPTRRRTGLGLGLAISRQTVELHGGSIWLESPQPGQGCTAHVDLPLTQPEAPETVVAQAAPVEKKRVLIVEDNPDIIEIIKLFVAAISDNLELAMANSGFEALESIQNQVPHLIILDIMMPGMSGLELLDRLRRVPESSRIPVLVLTGYVDAAQRARDAGAQEVLVKPFDRKVFVAKVLELLQKADTAH from the coding sequence ATGAACCTGAAAGTGGAATCCCTCGCGGTCCTCATCGTGGACCGCGACGAGCGAGACCGCGCCGAGCTCCAGGGCCGTCTCCAGGCCGCCCCCGGCTGGTCCTTGACCATCGGCCAGGCCGCAGACTTCGCGGCCGCCACGACGGCCTTGAAGGAACGCAGTTATGATCTGGTCTTCCTGGCCCGGCGCCTGCCGGAAGGAGAATGTCTGCCTCTGCTGGACCGGGTCCGCCAGCTCCATCCCAAGTCCGCGGTCATCGTCACCAGCGCCGAGCCCGACACGGCCTGGGCGGTGTCGGCCATGAAGAAAGGCGCCTTGGACTGCCTGGTCCGGGGGGACCTGCCCCGCACCGATTTCGGCCCCATCCTGAGCCGCCTCGTGGAGACCCGCAACCTGGTCAACCAGAACATGGAATTGCGCCAGGTCAACCAGATGAAGAACGAATTCATCGCCAACGTCTCCCACGAGCTGCGCGCGCCGCTGACCGTGATCCTCGGCTACGCGCACAGCCTTCAGGACGGGACATTGGGGGACCTCACGGCCGAGCAGAGGAAAGCCGCGGAGTCCATCGCCGCGCGCTCCCGAGAGCTGCTCGCCACCCTCAACCAGATCCTGCGCGCGCGAGAGACCTTGGAGGGACGCCAGCTCGCGACCCTCAAGCCCACGGACTTGCGCGAGCTCTGGCGGGACTGCGCCCAGAGAGCCGCCAAGGACCTGGAGCGCAAGGAGCTGCGCCTGGAGTTGGCCCTGCCCCAGAGCCCCGTCTGGGTCATGGCCGACGCCGCCGCCTTCGTTGAAGTCTGCGCCAATCTCTTCTCCAACGCGATCAAATTCAGCCCCAAGGGCGGCCTCATCCGGCTGGCCGTGGGCGCCTCCGAGGGCCGCGCCTGGATGATGCTGGAGGACCAGGGGCCCGGCATCCCCCCGGAGCTCCTGCCGCACATCTTCGAAGATTTCGCCACCGCCGCCACGCGCGGGCCAACCAGGCGCCGGACCGGTCTGGGCTTGGGATTGGCCATCTCCCGGCAGACCGTGGAGCTGCACGGAGGCAGCATCTGGCTGGAGTCCCCGCAGCCCGGCCAGGGCTGCACCGCCCATGTGGATCTGCCGCTGACCCAGCCCGAGGCCCCGGAAACCGTGGTGGCCCAGGCCGCGCCCGTGGAGAAGAAGCGGGTGCTCATCGTGGAAGACAATCCCGACATCATCGAGATCATCAAGCTCTTCGTCGCCGCCATCAGCGACAACCTGGAGCTGGCCATGGCCAACTCGGGCTTCGAGGCCCTGGAGAGCATCCAGAACCAGGTCCCGCACCTCATCATCTTGGACATCATGATGCCGGGCATGAGCGGGCTGGAGCTCCTGGACAGGCTGCGCCGGGTCCCGGAGTCCAGCCGCATCCCGGTGCTGGTCCTGACCGGCTACGTCGACGCCGCGCAGCGGGCCCGCGACGCTGGGGCTCAAGAGGTCCTCGTCAAGCCGTTCGACCGCAAGGTCTTCGTCGCCAAGGTCCTGGAGTTGCTTCAGAAGGCCGATACCGCACACTAG
- the rpmI gene encoding 50S ribosomal protein L35, which translates to MPKMKSHSGAKKRFFRTGTGKFKHARAGRRHLLSPRSGEQKQFTRTKSFLNKTEEKIMARYLPYA; encoded by the coding sequence ATGCCTAAAATGAAATCGCACAGCGGCGCCAAGAAGCGCTTCTTCAGGACCGGCACCGGCAAGTTCAAGCACGCCCGCGCCGGCCGGCGGCACCTGCTCTCGCCCAGGTCGGGAGAGCAGAAGCAGTTCACGCGCACCAAGAGCTTCCTCAACAAGACCGAGGAGAAGATCATGGCGCGCTACCTCCCCTACGCCTGA
- a CDS encoding O-acetyl-ADP-ribose deacetylase, translated as MPAELAVGAARIRLMPGDITKVPADAVVNAANSRLAGGGGVDGAIHCAGGPSIMAELDRVRPRGGCPAGSAVATGAGALAAKWVIHAVGPVWRGGGGKEADLLASAYRTSLALAAERGARTVAFPSISTGVYGYPVDQAAAVALRAVADFLAAGAGSIGEAVFVLFDPGTYSAYAAALDGLAKDLNRR; from the coding sequence ATGCCCGCCGAGCTCGCCGTAGGAGCGGCCCGCATCCGGCTCATGCCCGGGGACATCACCAAAGTCCCGGCGGACGCCGTGGTCAACGCTGCGAACTCGCGCTTGGCGGGCGGCGGGGGCGTGGACGGCGCCATCCACTGCGCGGGCGGGCCGTCCATCATGGCGGAACTCGACCGCGTCCGCCCCCGGGGAGGCTGCCCCGCGGGCAGCGCGGTCGCGACCGGCGCCGGGGCCCTGGCCGCCAAGTGGGTCATCCACGCCGTGGGCCCGGTCTGGCGCGGCGGAGGCGGCAAGGAGGCGGATCTGCTGGCCAGCGCCTACCGGACCAGCCTCGCGCTGGCCGCCGAACGCGGCGCTAGGACCGTCGCCTTCCCCTCCATATCGACCGGGGTCTACGGCTATCCGGTGGACCAAGCCGCGGCCGTGGCCCTGCGCGCAGTGGCCGATTTCCTGGCGGCAGGAGCCGGCTCTATCGGGGAAGCGGTGTTCGTGCTCTTCGACCCCGGCACTTATTCCGCCTATGCGGCCGCGCTCGACGGCCTGGCCAAGGATCTGAACCGAAGATGA
- a CDS encoding TSUP family transporter yields the protein MLADFTVTQLLVLATLVFFAGVVDALAGGGGLITLPAYLAAGLDPALLLGTNKLSSSLGTIASAGRYLHRLRLPLKPFAPLLFCAALGSALGAGLALCLKAAFIRYLLLAALPLVAIAVLTRHEFGQSDRSAELKPKTLRNRSCAISAAVGAYDGFFGPGTGTFFALALARWCRHDLLGATGRAKLLNLTTNFAALAVFLISGRLHIALGLAMAAASAAGHWLGAHLGLRHSGRIIRPAVALVCAGLFLKILRDTLH from the coding sequence ATGCTCGCCGACTTCACAGTGACCCAACTGCTCGTCCTCGCCACTTTGGTCTTCTTCGCCGGCGTGGTGGACGCCCTGGCCGGCGGCGGCGGCCTCATCACCTTGCCCGCCTACCTAGCAGCAGGGCTGGACCCAGCCCTGCTGCTGGGAACCAACAAGCTCTCTTCCTCTTTAGGGACCATCGCCTCAGCCGGCCGTTACCTCCACCGCCTGCGCTTGCCCCTCAAGCCCTTCGCCCCCCTGCTCTTCTGCGCCGCGCTCGGCTCCGCGCTCGGAGCCGGGCTCGCCCTCTGCCTCAAAGCCGCATTCATCCGTTACCTTCTGCTAGCCGCTCTCCCGCTGGTCGCCATCGCCGTGCTCACCCGCCATGAGTTCGGCCAGTCAGACCGCAGCGCTGAACTCAAGCCGAAGACCCTAAGGAACCGCTCCTGCGCCATCTCCGCCGCGGTCGGCGCCTACGACGGCTTCTTCGGCCCCGGCACCGGGACCTTCTTCGCCTTGGCCTTGGCGCGCTGGTGCCGCCACGACCTTCTAGGCGCCACCGGCCGCGCCAAGCTCCTCAACCTCACCACTAATTTCGCGGCTTTGGCCGTCTTCCTCATCTCCGGCCGCCTGCACATCGCGCTCGGCCTGGCCATGGCCGCGGCCAGCGCGGCCGGCCACTGGCTCGGAGCGCACCTCGGCCTGCGCCACAGCGGACGGATCATCCGCCCCGCCGTCGCCCTCGTCTGCGCCGGCCTCTTCCTAAAAATCCTGCGCGACACCCTGCATTAA
- the infC gene encoding translation initiation factor IF-3 yields the protein MNNRITSSQVRVIDVDGTQVGIKPLSEALALARQRGKDLIEIAPQASPPVCKILDYPKYRYEQEKKVRESRRKQKAGMLKEVRFKPHIGAHDLDTKLKHITEFITAHDKVRLTVVFRGREMQHRDLGMKLLAMIQERLNAIASVEQAPMPDRNRLVMTLIPKH from the coding sequence ATCAACAATCGGATCACGTCCAGCCAAGTCCGCGTCATAGACGTGGATGGGACGCAAGTCGGCATCAAGCCTCTCTCTGAAGCACTGGCCCTGGCGCGTCAGCGGGGCAAGGACCTCATCGAGATCGCTCCGCAGGCGAGTCCGCCGGTCTGCAAGATCCTCGACTACCCGAAGTACCGTTACGAGCAGGAGAAGAAGGTCCGGGAGTCGCGGCGCAAGCAGAAGGCGGGGATGCTCAAGGAAGTGCGCTTCAAGCCGCACATCGGAGCGCACGACCTGGACACGAAGCTCAAGCACATAACCGAGTTCATCACGGCGCACGACAAAGTGAGGCTCACCGTCGTGTTCCGCGGCCGGGAGATGCAGCACCGAGACCTAGGGATGAAGCTGCTGGCAATGATCCAAGAGCGCCTCAACGCCATCGCGTCGGTGGAGCAGGCGCCCATGCCGGACCGCAACCGGCTGGTCATGACCCTCATCCCCAAGCACTAA
- a CDS encoding D-alanine--D-alanine ligase: MLKRLRVLVLCGGQSAEHSVSLVSARTVLSNIDPRRYEAKLVYIDRKGGWRRSRRGLLTDHVGASEDALLAGSRPAAPFEVLAAADAVFPVLHGPLGEDGTMQGLLEVAGVPYVGCGVLGSSVGMDKEVSKRLCMHAGLPILPYAVARHPEHAAALAKRLGWPIFVKPARMGSSVGVVKVTKRAELAAALREAFRYDDKVVMEQGVPAREIECAVLGDPWARPGEPLELKASICGEIAPNAQFYTYEAKYLDPDGAKLKVPAPIPTPTARRVRELALKAFRVLDGYGMARADFLMDRRNGEIWFNEVNTIPGFTSISMYPRLWKESGVDTPELVHRLIQLALRRARARARLKTAP, translated from the coding sequence ATCTTGAAAAGACTCCGCGTCCTGGTCCTTTGCGGCGGGCAGTCCGCCGAGCACTCGGTCTCTTTGGTCTCCGCGCGCACGGTCCTTTCCAACATCGATCCCCGCCGCTATGAAGCCAAGCTGGTCTACATCGACCGCAAAGGCGGCTGGCGGCGCTCCCGGCGCGGACTCCTCACCGACCACGTGGGCGCCAGCGAAGATGCCCTGCTGGCCGGCTCCCGGCCGGCCGCGCCGTTCGAGGTCCTCGCCGCCGCGGACGCGGTCTTCCCGGTCCTGCACGGCCCTCTGGGCGAGGACGGCACCATGCAGGGGCTCCTGGAGGTCGCCGGCGTCCCGTACGTGGGCTGCGGAGTCCTGGGCTCGTCCGTGGGCATGGACAAGGAGGTCTCCAAGCGCCTCTGCATGCATGCCGGCCTGCCGATCCTGCCTTACGCCGTGGCCCGCCATCCGGAGCACGCGGCGGCTCTGGCCAAGCGCCTGGGCTGGCCGATCTTCGTCAAGCCCGCGCGCATGGGCTCTTCCGTGGGGGTGGTCAAGGTCACGAAAAGGGCGGAGCTCGCGGCCGCCCTGCGCGAAGCCTTCCGCTATGACGACAAGGTGGTCATGGAGCAAGGCGTGCCGGCCCGGGAGATCGAGTGCGCCGTCCTGGGGGACCCCTGGGCCAGGCCGGGCGAACCCTTGGAGCTCAAGGCCTCCATCTGCGGCGAGATAGCGCCCAACGCCCAATTCTACACCTATGAAGCCAAGTACCTCGACCCGGATGGGGCCAAACTCAAGGTCCCGGCGCCGATTCCGACCCCGACCGCCCGAAGGGTCCGCGAACTCGCGCTCAAGGCCTTCCGGGTCCTGGACGGCTACGGCATGGCCCGGGCCGACTTCCTCATGGACCGCCGCAACGGCGAGATCTGGTTCAACGAGGTCAACACCATCCCGGGCTTCACCTCCATCAGCATGTACCCCCGGCTCTGGAAGGAGTCGGGGGTCGACACCCCGGAGCTGGTCCATCGGCTCATCCAGCTCGCCCTGCGCCGCGCCCGCGCGCGCGCGCGGCTCAAAACGGCCCCGTGA
- the ftsH gene encoding ATP-dependent zinc metalloprotease FtsH, translating into MENKNIKQLMIWVLAFVLLIALFQNLKGPQTETEIPYSVFKAKLRQGLVTDVKVRPDLIRGDFKAENGQAEHFRTLPMPDTKLVEDLETNKVQIFQGEPDRSWLTGLLVNVGWILLLFALWWFFVIRQVQVGGKQALSFGRSKARRIDDKKKETTFADVAGCDESKEELQEIVEFLKSPEKFEKLGGKMPRGVLLFGAPGTGKTLLARAVAGEAGVPFFSASASEFVEMFVGVGASRVRDLFDQAKKAAPAVIFVDELDAVGRHRFAGIGGGHDEREQTLNQLLIELDGFEQNQGVVLIAATNRPDVIDPALLRPGRFDRQIAIPLPHLKGREEILKVHARKIKMGPDADLSVIARRTPGFSGADLANVINESALLAARKNKTGVELADLEESIERVVAGPQRKSRIMSDAEKKIVAYHESGHAVVAKLLPATDPVHKVSIVSRGHALGYTLQLPKEDKHLTSRSDILNRLAVLLGGRCAEELAFSEMTTGAADDLSKASAYAIRMVTEFGMSDKVGPLSLKEPDREIFLGRDISQGAGYSESTAELVDSEVKRIVMEAHSKARELLTANRKKLDVLAARLIEVEFLSGDEIDVLFQGAAA; encoded by the coding sequence GTGGAAAATAAGAACATCAAGCAGCTCATGATATGGGTCCTGGCTTTCGTCCTGCTCATCGCCCTCTTCCAGAACCTCAAAGGCCCTCAGACCGAGACGGAGATCCCCTACTCCGTCTTCAAGGCCAAGCTCCGCCAGGGCCTGGTGACGGACGTCAAGGTGCGGCCCGACCTCATCCGCGGGGATTTCAAGGCGGAGAACGGGCAGGCCGAGCACTTCCGGACCCTGCCCATGCCCGACACCAAGCTGGTCGAGGACCTGGAGACCAACAAGGTCCAGATCTTTCAGGGCGAGCCGGACCGCAGCTGGCTGACGGGCCTGCTGGTCAACGTCGGCTGGATCCTGCTGCTGTTCGCGCTCTGGTGGTTCTTCGTCATCCGCCAGGTCCAGGTGGGGGGCAAGCAGGCCCTCTCCTTCGGCCGCAGCAAGGCCCGGCGCATAGACGACAAGAAGAAGGAGACCACCTTCGCGGACGTGGCCGGCTGCGACGAGTCCAAGGAGGAGCTCCAGGAGATCGTGGAGTTCCTCAAGAGCCCGGAGAAGTTCGAGAAGCTCGGCGGCAAGATGCCCCGCGGCGTGCTGCTCTTCGGCGCGCCGGGGACCGGCAAGACCCTTCTGGCGCGGGCCGTGGCCGGCGAGGCCGGCGTGCCCTTCTTCTCGGCCTCGGCCTCGGAGTTCGTGGAGATGTTCGTGGGCGTGGGCGCTTCCCGCGTGCGCGACCTCTTCGACCAGGCCAAGAAGGCCGCCCCGGCCGTGATCTTCGTCGACGAGCTCGACGCGGTCGGCCGCCACCGCTTCGCCGGCATCGGGGGCGGGCACGACGAGCGCGAGCAGACCTTGAACCAGCTGCTCATCGAGCTCGACGGCTTCGAGCAGAACCAGGGCGTCGTGCTCATCGCGGCCACCAACCGGCCGGACGTCATCGACCCGGCCCTGCTGCGGCCCGGCCGCTTCGACCGGCAGATCGCCATCCCCCTGCCGCACCTCAAGGGCCGCGAGGAGATCCTCAAGGTGCACGCGCGCAAGATCAAGATGGGCCCGGACGCGGACCTCTCGGTCATCGCGCGGCGCACGCCCGGCTTCTCCGGCGCGGACCTGGCCAACGTGATCAACGAGTCGGCCCTGCTGGCCGCGCGCAAGAACAAGACCGGCGTCGAGCTCGCCGACCTCGAGGAGTCCATCGAGCGCGTGGTGGCCGGCCCCCAGCGCAAGTCGCGCATCATGTCCGACGCCGAGAAGAAGATCGTGGCCTACCATGAGTCCGGCCACGCGGTGGTCGCCAAGCTCCTGCCCGCCACCGACCCGGTGCACAAGGTCTCCATCGTCTCCCGCGGCCACGCCTTGGGCTACACCCTGCAGCTGCCCAAGGAGGACAAGCACTTGACCTCCCGCAGCGACATCCTCAACCGCCTGGCCGTGCTCCTGGGCGGCCGCTGCGCCGAGGAGCTGGCCTTCTCCGAGATGACCACGGGCGCGGCCGACGATCTGTCCAAGGCCTCGGCCTACGCCATCCGGATGGTCACGGAGTTCGGCATGAGCGACAAGGTCGGCCCGCTCTCGCTTAAGGAGCCGGACCGCGAGATCTTCCTGGGCCGCGATATCTCCCAGGGCGCCGGCTATTCGGAGAGCACGGCCGAGCTCGTCGACTCCGAGGTCAAGCGCATCGTGATGGAGGCCCACTCCAAGGCCCGGGAGTTGCTG
- a CDS encoding glutamine synthetase family protein — translation MKSTTAALSPNPVAAFLDKAPADITKKDLVRYISEKGIRMVKFRYVGGDGRLKTLDFVISGPQHLDRLLSTGERVDGSSLFTYIDSSSSDLYVVPRYRTAFLDPFAEIPTLDILCAFYTSTGSRLPSSPENVVRRAQEALQERTGFTLEAMGELEYYILSERQPYYPITAQKGYHESAPFSKWEKLRTDAMAAIAQAGGAIKYGHSEVGHIRGEDQEMAQHEIEFLPVPIADAADQIVIAKWILSVLGHKHGVRVSFAPKISVGHAGSGLHVHSRLMQDGRNVMVSKGALSEPARKLIAGYLSLAPSLTAFGNTVPTAYLRLVPHQEAPTNICWGERNRSTLVRVPLGWLHSSDMVKDANPREKANPEAGSQSQTVEFRAPDGSAQIHLLMAGLAVAARHGLGMRDALAVARRLHVDGNVFSAENKALQAKLPQLPASCAESAECLLHDRAVYEADGVFSPVVIDGMARRLQAFNDRDLSERLFGKEEEIKKIVDEFLYC, via the coding sequence ATGAAATCGACCACCGCAGCCCTCTCTCCCAACCCCGTCGCGGCTTTCTTGGACAAGGCCCCCGCCGATATCACCAAGAAGGACCTTGTCCGGTACATATCGGAGAAAGGCATCCGCATGGTCAAGTTCCGCTACGTGGGCGGAGACGGGCGCCTCAAGACCCTCGACTTCGTCATCTCCGGCCCCCAGCACCTCGACCGCCTGCTCTCCACCGGCGAGCGGGTGGACGGCTCCAGCCTCTTCACCTACATCGACTCATCCTCCAGCGACCTCTACGTCGTGCCCCGCTACCGCACCGCCTTCCTCGACCCCTTCGCCGAGATCCCCACCTTGGACATCCTCTGCGCCTTCTACACCAGCACCGGCTCGCGCCTGCCCAGCTCCCCGGAGAACGTCGTGCGCCGGGCCCAGGAAGCCCTGCAGGAGCGCACGGGCTTCACCTTGGAGGCCATGGGCGAGCTCGAGTACTACATCCTCTCCGAGCGCCAGCCCTACTACCCCATCACCGCCCAGAAGGGCTACCACGAGTCCGCGCCTTTCTCCAAGTGGGAGAAGCTGCGCACCGACGCCATGGCCGCCATCGCCCAGGCCGGCGGCGCCATCAAGTACGGCCACTCCGAGGTCGGCCACATCCGGGGCGAGGACCAGGAGATGGCCCAGCACGAGATCGAGTTCCTCCCCGTTCCCATCGCCGACGCGGCTGACCAGATCGTCATCGCCAAGTGGATCCTCAGCGTGCTTGGGCACAAGCACGGGGTGCGGGTCAGCTTCGCCCCCAAGATCTCCGTGGGCCACGCGGGCAGCGGCCTGCACGTCCATTCGCGGCTGATGCAGGACGGCCGCAACGTCATGGTGTCCAAGGGCGCGCTGAGCGAGCCGGCGCGCAAGCTCATCGCCGGCTACCTGTCCTTGGCCCCGTCGCTGACCGCCTTCGGCAACACCGTGCCCACCGCCTACCTGCGCCTGGTCCCCCACCAGGAGGCGCCCACCAACATCTGCTGGGGCGAGCGCAACCGCTCCACCTTGGTCCGGGTGCCCCTGGGCTGGCTGCACTCCTCGGACATGGTCAAGGACGCCAACCCCCGCGAGAAGGCCAACCCGGAGGCCGGGTCCCAGAGCCAGACCGTGGAGTTTCGCGCCCCGGACGGCTCCGCTCAGATCCACCTGCTCATGGCCGGGCTGGCCGTGGCCGCCCGGCACGGCCTGGGCATGCGCGACGCCCTGGCTGTGGCCCGGCGGCTCCACGTGGACGGCAACGTCTTCTCCGCCGAGAACAAGGCCCTGCAGGCCAAGCTGCCGCAGCTGCCCGCCTCCTGCGCCGAGTCGGCCGAGTGCCTCCTGCACGACCGCGCGGTCTACGAGGCGGACGGCGTCTTTTCCCCCGTGGTCATCGACGGCATGGCCCGCCGGCTGCAGGCCTTCAACGACCGTGACCTCAGCGAGCGGCTCTTCGGCAAGGAAGAGGAGATCAAGAAGATCGTCGACGAGTTCCTCTATTGTTGA
- a CDS encoding TMEM165/GDT1 family protein — protein sequence MMKVLWEAFAAVFVAEFGDKTQLVAVTMTASTKKPWAVFLGASLAMTAVTAIGVLFGQVAARFVPPETMHRIAATAFIAIGVWMWVKP from the coding sequence ATGATGAAAGTGCTGTGGGAAGCCTTCGCGGCCGTGTTCGTGGCCGAATTCGGGGACAAGACCCAACTGGTCGCGGTCACCATGACGGCATCGACCAAGAAGCCCTGGGCGGTGTTCCTGGGCGCGAGCCTGGCCATGACCGCGGTGACCGCCATCGGGGTGCTCTTCGGCCAGGTCGCGGCGCGCTTCGTGCCGCCGGAGACGATGCACCGCATCGCGGCCACGGCCTTCATCGCCATCGGCGTGTGGATGTGGGTCAAACCCTGA
- a CDS encoding sigma-70 family RNA polymerase sigma factor — MGGSGDFSELIRRCGEKAYNFAFRLSGNEQDARDLVSAAFVRAWEHFGSYDADKPFESWLYKILHNIYLDEVRLYAHSHTVSLDAPAPREDTSWDELLPGQDPELDSGLLRREEDEMAQKALNSLPPHYRAAVALCDMEGLSYEAISEIMSCPVGTVRSRVHQGRELVRKAFAQLQKTKVEHS, encoded by the coding sequence GTGGGCGGTTCCGGGGATTTCTCGGAATTGATCCGGCGGTGCGGGGAGAAGGCCTATAACTTCGCGTTCCGCCTCTCGGGCAACGAGCAGGATGCCCGGGACCTGGTCTCGGCGGCCTTCGTGCGCGCCTGGGAGCATTTCGGCTCCTATGACGCGGACAAGCCTTTCGAGAGCTGGCTCTACAAGATCCTGCACAACATTTACCTCGACGAGGTCCGGCTCTACGCGCACAGCCACACCGTGTCGCTGGACGCGCCGGCGCCCCGCGAGGACACGTCCTGGGACGAGCTTCTGCCGGGGCAGGACCCCGAGCTCGACTCGGGGCTGCTGCGCCGAGAGGAAGACGAGATGGCACAGAAGGCCTTGAACTCGCTGCCGCCGCACTACCGCGCCGCGGTGGCGCTCTGCGACATGGAAGGGCTCTCTTACGAGGCTATCAGCGAGATCATGTCCTGCCCGGTGGGCACCGTGCGCTCGCGCGTGCACCAGGGGCGGGAACTGGTGCGCAAGGCTTTCGCGCAACTCCAGAAGACGAAGGTGGAACACTCATGA